GGAACGAAAAATCATTTTACAGGTCGTGGTAGATCAGGTGAAGGGACGGATACCTATCCTTGCAGGGGCAGAGCATACCGGTACGGAAGCCGCCGTTCAACGGAGTAAGACCATGGAAGACCTGGGGACTCAGGGGCTTATGCTGACTCCTCCTTCTCTGATCAAACCGGATGCCGAGGGGATTTTCGACTATTATCAGGCAGTTTCAGATGCCGTTGGTATCCCTATTATGATTCAGGATGCTCCAACCTGGACCGGGATTACCTTACCCCCTTCCCTGCTGGTTCGCATGATGAAGGAGATTGAAAAGGTGAAGTATGTAAAAGTAGAAGCCCCTCCAACCGGTCTTAAAATGTCCAGGATTATTGAATTGGGCGGGGACGCTGTAAAAGTATTCGGAGGCTATGGAGGCCTGTACTTCTTGGAAGAACTCAAACGAGGGATGTGTGGAAGCCTTCCGGGATGTGCCTTTCCGGAGGTTTTCGTCCAGATTTACAACTTCTTTAAAAAAGGTCAGGAACGAGAAGCGGAAGCTCTTTTCCACAAATATCTACCCCTGTTAGTCTTCCAACTGGCTTCTTTGGATGTTCTCATCCAGGTTCAGAAAATCATTCTCCACAAGGGAGGAATTTTCCAATCCGATTATGTTCGAAGACCTGCCACTCCCATCGATGAAATAACCCGAGCGGAACTGGATAGATTCTTGGATACACTTCCGTTAGCGGTTTTTAACCAATCTTCTTGATAAAGTTTTCTCTTTAATTGACTAAAGGCTTTCTAGGTAATAGCAGGAAGGACCAGGGGTCTGCACCTTGGGATATGGCCGGAAAACCCAGCCTGGGTGATCGGGTTGTAACTACCTTTGTAAACCGGTAGTCGGGGAAGGGCTGAACGCGTTGAGTTCCACTCTAAAAGACCGGTTCTTATAGGCCGACTCAAAGGAATAACCTGGGCTAAATACGCGGATAAAGTCCTATTTTGTTCTTGACATCCCTTGACGAAAGATGAGATACTTTAAAATTAGGGATATTGATTTGATCGAGACCAGGTTATTGTAACACTTTATTCAAGTGGAGGTTACATGCTGCTAGAGATAACTCGGGATGTTTATCAGTTGACATTACCTCTTCCTTTTCGCCTTCGGGAAGTCCATGCTTACCTAATTAAAGGACGAGAAGGTTATGGTTTAATAGACTGCGGAATTAATACCCAGGAATGTTTTGAGGCTTTAGAGAAAAGTATCCTCGAAGCCGGTATCCAGTTAACCGATGTCCATTCGGTCTTCATGACCCACTATCATTCTGATCATTGCGGCTTAGCCGGACGAATTAAAGAGGTCTCTGGAGCTTCCCTTATCATGCAATCCGGAGAAGCCGAAGCCGTGGAGGCATTTCTGGAAATACCCCCGGAACAAGTGCATGATCCCTGTTTCTATATTGAACGCGGACTCCCTACGGAAAAATTCGAAGAAATGCAACAAATATTTCCCTATCTAAAATCTCTCATTTCGCCCCTTAAAATCGATGAGCGTATCGAAGATGGGATGGAGATATGGTTGGGGGATCTTCGATTCGAGGCTATTTGGACACCTGGGCACACGCCCGGACATGTCTGTCTTTACCAGCCTGAGCGGAAGTGGCTTTTTTGTGGAGATCATGTTTTGATAAAGATTACGCCCCACGTTGGTCTAAACTCGCGATCCACCCTGGCAAATCCCTTGGCGCACTATTTAGATTCTCTAAAGAAGGTCATGGGATTAGACGTTAAGCTGGCTTTTCCATCCCATGGACCTCTTATTCGACAATTTAAAGAGCGGGTTCAGGAGCTTATGGTACACCATAACCAGAGAAAGGAAGCCATTCTCCATATCCTGGGAAAAGAGCGAAAGTCTGCCTACGAAATTTCCACGGCTCTTTTTGGGGTTCGCTCCACACACTTTGAAAACTGGATGGCTTTCGCCGAAACCTTAGCGCACCTGGTGCTCCTGGCTTCTGAGGATAAGCTGGAAGAGATCCGGGAGAACGGACATGTTTTATACCAAATCCGATAGCTTCCAGTGGACGAAGGACCACCGGGTAAAACCCGGGAAACTAGATTTTTATTACCTGGCCGAAAGGGTCATGCATAAAACCTGAGAAATTACTTAAAAATATTTTCTAATGCCAATTTGCCTTTAATATCTCACGTAGAGGCAGGTTTGAAACCTGCCTGTAGAGAAGGATTGTATCCCTGTCCCATGAAAGGCAAATGGGTATAAAACCCCAAGATCTTAAGGTTTCCGGGGTTGATGAGATAATTGAAATAATTTCTGAAAGTTTTAGGTGGTTTCTGGTAAGTAGGTTAAACGTCTCGTTTGATGAGTGATAGAATTCTTTTAGCCATGAAAGTAGCTACAGCCGAAGAAATCCGGGATATTGATCGGAGGGCCATTTACGAGTATGGGATTCCGGGAGTAGTTCTTATGGAAAATGCGGGCGCCGGTACGGCCCGTATCCTGTTGGAGAAGTATGGACCCCTGTTGGGGAAGCGGGTAGGAGTGGTGTGTGGAAAAGGAAAAAATGGAGGAGACGGCTTTGTTGTGGCTCGACATCTGGTTAATCAAGGGGTTATCACAGAAGTTGCTCTTTTGACCGAGAAATCCAAGGTTCAGGGGGATGCCCGGATCAATCTAGACATCGCAGACCGCATGGGAATTCCTATTCTGGAGGCACCTGACCCGGAGAGTTTTTCCAGAGTTAAGGAAATTCTCCTGAGATCGGATCTTATTGTGGATGCAATTTTAGGAACAGGTTTAACGGCAGGAGTTGCCGGGTTTTATAGGGATGTTATAGAATTGATCAATAGCCTGCAAAAACCCGTTGTAGCCGTGGATATCCCCTCGGGACTGAGCTCAGATACGGGAGAGATACCGGGAAGCTGTATCCGGGCGGATCTGACAGTAACCTTCGGATTGCCAAAGCGAGGTCTCATCCTCTACCCTGCGGCAGAGTTCGTCGGAGAACTCAAGGTAATTCCCATCGGAATTCCTGAGAAGGTGATTTCAGAGGCCGGTATCAAAGTTAATCTCCTAGAAGCCCAGGATATACAGGCTGCTTTAGCGGGTAGTCAGGTAATTAATCGTCCGGCCAACTCCCATAAAGGAACCTATGGGCATGTACTGGTCATAGCAGGTTCCAGGGGGAAGACGGGAGCGGCCTTGATGAGCTCGCGGAGTGCTCTTCGGGTGGGAGCCGGTTTGGTCACTTTAGGTTTACCTGAAAGCCTGAACGATTTCTTGGAAGCAGCGTCCTTCGAAGTGATGACCGTACCTTTGCCGGAGACCTCTGAAGGAACCTTTAGCCATAAAGCTGCTGATTGGATCTTGATGGGCGCAGAGGGTCGAGCCCCTCTATCGGCAGGAAAAAATGTCATCGCCTTGGGCCCCGGGCTTTCAACCCATCCTGAGACCCTGGAGTTGGTTTACGATCTCGTTCAGAACTCCCATCAACCTCTGGTAATTGACGCCGATGGAATCAATGCCTTAGCCCGAAAACCTGAGATTTTACTCCAGGCCCAGGCTCCGGTGGTTATCACCCCTCATCCTGGAGAGATGGCCCGATTTCTGGGAGAGAAAAACATTCAATCCCGACGAATTGAAGTGGCCCAAGAAACAGCTAAGAAATATGGAATCTATGTAGTTTTGAAGGGAGCCCGGACGATTATCTGCGATCCAAATGGAGAAGTTTTTATTAATTTAACCGGTAACCCGGGAATGGCGACAGGAGGAACCGGAGATGTGCTCACCGGAATTTTGGCCGGGTTAATCGCCCAGGGGCTACCCATTTTAGACGCCCTAAAAGTAGGGGTTTATCTTCACGGCCTGGCGGGGGATCTGGCCGCACAAGATAAAGGAGAACCCGGTCTAATTGCCGGGGATGTGATGGAACAAATTCCCTATGCTATTAAAAAATTGTCCTCTGTGGGTTATCCGTTGTCCGTTGTTAGAAATTCGTTGGGAGAAGTCCTGGCTAAAAACTAACTAAAATAACAAGGGACAACAGGTAATCAACAGGAGACAAAAGAGTCTATGTTAAAATGGTTTGAAAACAAATACCTTTCAATCCTCCTGCTACTCTTTGCGGTAGCTTTACTGACGGGTTGTGGGGCCGTCCTTGGTCCGAATTCACGAACGGTTTTTTTGGAAACAGGAGAAGATTACCTGGTTTCTGGAGATTATGACCAGGCCATAAAAACTTTCGATTCGATTCTAACCGATAATCCCAAAGATGTTAAAGCCCTGGTGGGTTCCGGAATTGCATATTACCAGCAAGGGAAGTATGAAAAAGCCTTAGAGAAGCTTACTCGGGCCAAAGAATTAGACCCGGATGATGAACAAGCCCGTCTCTATCTGGGTTTAACTTACCTTAAAAAAGGAGAAGATCAGAAAGCCTTAGCAGAGTGGAAAGAATACACCGAGCTCATTTCAACCGGCAAGTTCACCGATCTCGTCCGACGGGCCATAGCTATTTTGAGTAAAGAAAATGTCACTCTGGAAGAACGCGACTTTGTAGTATCCAGTATCGAGTATGCAACCCAGCAAGAACGAAAAGTCCTTGTTCAGGATCTGGGAGTCGGTGGGGGAAGTTCCTATTCTATAGGGTCCTCAACCTTAGGCTATCCTCCTTTTGGGATCTTTAATTACAATTACGGATACGGATCAGCTCTTCAACCGGTACCTTCGAATACTTATATCATCATCAGG
This sequence is a window from Candidatus Limnocylindrales bacterium. Protein-coding genes within it:
- a CDS encoding NAD(P)H-hydrate dehydratase — encoded protein: MSDRILLAMKVATAEEIRDIDRRAIYEYGIPGVVLMENAGAGTARILLEKYGPLLGKRVGVVCGKGKNGGDGFVVARHLVNQGVITEVALLTEKSKVQGDARINLDIADRMGIPILEAPDPESFSRVKEILLRSDLIVDAILGTGLTAGVAGFYRDVIELINSLQKPVVAVDIPSGLSSDTGEIPGSCIRADLTVTFGLPKRGLILYPAAEFVGELKVIPIGIPEKVISEAGIKVNLLEAQDIQAALAGSQVINRPANSHKGTYGHVLVIAGSRGKTGAALMSSRSALRVGAGLVTLGLPESLNDFLEAASFEVMTVPLPETSEGTFSHKAADWILMGAEGRAPLSAGKNVIALGPGLSTHPETLELVYDLVQNSHQPLVIDADGINALARKPEILLQAQAPVVITPHPGEMARFLGEKNIQSRRIEVAQETAKKYGIYVVLKGARTIICDPNGEVFINLTGNPGMATGGTGDVLTGILAGLIAQGLPILDALKVGVYLHGLAGDLAAQDKGEPGLIAGDVMEQIPYAIKKLSSVGYPLSVVRNSLGEVLAKN
- a CDS encoding tetratricopeptide repeat protein; this translates as MLKWFENKYLSILLLLFAVALLTGCGAVLGPNSRTVFLETGEDYLVSGDYDQAIKTFDSILTDNPKDVKALVGSGIAYYQQGKYEKALEKLTRAKELDPDDEQARLYLGLTYLKKGEDQKALAEWKEYTELISTGKFTDLVRRAIAILSKENVTLEERDFVVSSIEYATQQERKVLVQDLGVGGGSSYSIGSSTLGYPPFGIFNYNYGYGSALQPVPSNTYIIIRTTPSPTRTNIRGGIETRIRTLQGK
- a CDS encoding dihydrodipicolinate synthase family protein, which translates into the protein MNSNFEGIFPVLAIPFDEKGRFDEESLRRLIEFQIRCGVHGVVIFGLASEVYKLTDEERKIILQVVVDQVKGRIPILAGAEHTGTEAAVQRSKTMEDLGTQGLMLTPPSLIKPDAEGIFDYYQAVSDAVGIPIMIQDAPTWTGITLPPSLLVRMMKEIEKVKYVKVEAPPTGLKMSRIIELGGDAVKVFGGYGGLYFLEELKRGMCGSLPGCAFPEVFVQIYNFFKKGQEREAEALFHKYLPLLVFQLASLDVLIQVQKIILHKGGIFQSDYVRRPATPIDEITRAELDRFLDTLPLAVFNQSS
- a CDS encoding MBL fold metallo-hydrolase produces the protein MLLEITRDVYQLTLPLPFRLREVHAYLIKGREGYGLIDCGINTQECFEALEKSILEAGIQLTDVHSVFMTHYHSDHCGLAGRIKEVSGASLIMQSGEAEAVEAFLEIPPEQVHDPCFYIERGLPTEKFEEMQQIFPYLKSLISPLKIDERIEDGMEIWLGDLRFEAIWTPGHTPGHVCLYQPERKWLFCGDHVLIKITPHVGLNSRSTLANPLAHYLDSLKKVMGLDVKLAFPSHGPLIRQFKERVQELMVHHNQRKEAILHILGKERKSAYEISTALFGVRSTHFENWMAFAETLAHLVLLASEDKLEEIRENGHVLYQIR